One Aegilops tauschii subsp. strangulata cultivar AL8/78 chromosome 2, Aet v6.0, whole genome shotgun sequence genomic window, ACCGCCATGGATGAGAGCCCTTCTCTCTCCTGACCGATCCAAGTGAGGAGGAGCTCGCCGCTGCAATCGACCTTCTCTTCCCTGGTAAAAATCCTCACCACCGCAATAGTAATCTCCTCCATCTCCTCTATCTCATCACCTACTATTCATCTCATACATGCAGATCTGGGCGTTCTTGTTTTTTCAAGAGAAAAATAGCAGCCTTCTTCCGTGATCTGCGGGATTTCCTAGTCTAGCAGCTGCTTGGTTCTGCCCCTCTTGCATCTACGATCTTCCTCCTTATAGTCAAAGGTCAATCTTGTTAAGAGCAAAGGTAACACCGTAATCCCCTTTTGGAATTGTTGCTTTTTTTTAGAAAATCAATTGTTGCATATTTGTACGAGTGAGAGCATACATAAGTAATTTCTTGTAAAATATGTGATGTTAATGTAAGATTGGGCATCTCTCTGTGTTCTTTCTTAGAGATGTGTTAGACTGTTTATTTCCTCCATAATCTATTTAGTCATTTGTATTTATGTTGAATAAAAATTTTACACTGTTCCACTCACTGATGCCATCATAGATTTCTTTTAATGATTTTATTGTTTCATAGATGGACCGAAGGACATTATGCTTACAGTATTACACCCATTTTTATAACTACTACATGTGGAGGAGAAGATTGCTTGCAGCCATTCTTGTGTGTTTAGCCATGTATTGGTACAGGATTAATGTCCGAAAAAGGAAGAGAAAATCTATAACTTATGCTCCCATGTTCGAACGAGATGTCGAAAGGATGTCACGCCTAAACCGTATGTATTATGGAACTGAAGCTCACTACATAAGTGAGTTGCGCATGCGGAAATATGTTTTTCACAAGCTGTGTGCCAACCTGAGACGTCGTGGTCTGCTGGTAGACACATTCCATGTAACAGTGGAGGAGCAAGTTGCCATGTTCATCCATGTTGTGAGGCATAACTGGAAAAATAGATCAATTGGTTGAGTTTTATGATCAGGCGAGACAGTTAGTAGGTACTTCAATGCTGTTTTAGATGCGCTGTGTATCCTTGCCCGTGATGTCATATGCATCAGAACTATCGAAACACATTCGAAGATAACAAGTAGCTCCAGATTTCACCCTTACTTTGAGGTACACCCGAATTTATTCACTAGTATCTACAATGTATTTCTAGGTTCCATTAAGTCTGTTTAAAACTAGTTCTCTCTTTTGGTAGGGATGCATAGGAGCTCTGGTTGGTACTCATATACCGGCATGTGTGCCTATCCACATGCAGGATAGGTTTAGGGGTAGAAAGTCCTTCCCCACACAGAATGTGCTAGCAGCCGTTGATTTTGACCTAAGGTTTATATATGTTCTTGCTGGATGGGAGGGATCAGCCCATGATTCTTATGTGCTCCAAGATGCCCTATCACGTCCCAATGGCCTTAAAATACCAGAAGGTGGGGTTCTAATCCATGGCTTCAAATTGAAACTTTCCTTAGTTCTTAGCTAACGTGTTAGCATCATCATGATGTAGGTAAATTTTTTCTAGCGGATGCGGGATATGCTGCAATACCTGGTATACTACCCCCATATCGTGGTGTTCGATATCACCTAAAGGAATATATGGGAGCTAGAGACGCTGAGAACCCAAGGGAGTTATTCAACAATCGTCATTCCTCACTTAGAACAACTGTTGAAAGAGCATTTGGTACCTTGAAGAATCGATTTAAAATATTTGCAAGTCAGCCATTCTTCCCTCTGAAAACACAAGTAAAAATTGTGTTTGCTTGTTGTGCGCTCCATAATTGGATTTTGGAGGATGGTCCTGATGAGTATGTCTATGATGATGCTACTTGGTACTCGGCCCTTCCACGGAGTAGACGACATCGTCGTGACGTTTATGAAGAGAGTCAGGCATGGGCACGCAAAAGGGACGAATTAGCTCAAAAAATGTGGGAGGATAAATTAGCAGAACTAGCagctcaagatcaagatgatTAAGAAGTTAATTTGTGATCTATCATGTTTCTATGTATCAAACATGAGTATTATTTTGTTATGTTTTTGTTTTATGTAAGACTATGCTGGTTGTACCTTTGCTAACTTGTAGCACTTATTTTCTCTTCAGTAAAATTGTTGGCTGTTTCATGCTTATTTGCCCTCACCTATTTTAATTAAAATGACTCACTCCATGAGAAACAGCGATGGCTAAGGGAAAGGGGAAGGCTGATGGTGATGGGTGCTCTCGTGAGAGGACCATTTCCTGGGCTGATGATCAGACCAAGTTTATGCTGGATTGGTGCATTGAATACATGAAGGAGCAACATGCAGGATTTAGGTTCAGAAATCATCATCTCATGAAGTGTGTTCATGCTTTAAATAGGAAATTTGCTATGGGGGTTACACTTGCTCAAGTTGATCGACACTTCACACACTACAAAGAAAATTGGAAGTACATTGCTGCAGCAATTAGCAAGAGTGGCAACGTTTTCGATGAGATTAGATGTGTGATAACCATTTCTGAGTCTGAAAAGTCTTGCCTCAATGTACGTATAATTTAGTTTCTTTTTTGAAACTTACTATGGCTATTGCATTTAGGAACTTAATTTTTGTGTGCCTGTAATGCAGGATAGTGCAAGGCGCTTACTTTCTAAGCCCATCAAGTTCTACTATGAGATGCAAGAGCTATTCACAGGCACTAGTGCTGATGGTTCTTTGGCCATGGACCAGCATACATGCACAATTGATTCTGATGACTCGGATAATGATGAAGGGCTGTACAACCTTAACTGCTATCCACAATATGAGGGGCCTCTTGAGGAGGATTTTGACACTTTGCCAACAACATATGGTCCTAAAAGACCTCCAGTTCAAGTAGGTGCTGATAGTTCCTCATCTAGCACTAGCCGAGTTGGTACGAAGCGCCCAAGAGGTAGCAGGTCGCCTAGTAAGAAGCGACAAAAAAACAAGAGTCGTTTCGCGGAGTCCGCTGAAGAAATCAACTCTACATTGAAGTCACTCCAGCAATCTCTTGCTGCCCCTGCTCCTCAAATGCCCCAAGTTATTGACCCATATGCTAGTTTATGGCACAGGTTGGAGGTACTCCCAATTACCATGGATCAAAGAGGTACTATTGGTATGCACTTGTCTAGCAAGGACAATGAAGGTTTGCGTGGTTGGTTATGTTGTGCAAGTGACAAAACTTTTGAAACTTGGGTATGGAAGTTCTTTGACAAAGATGATGTTTAGGAGATAGCAACCTGTGTGGTTTGCTAGTTGCTCACGTGTGATGTTTAAAAGATGGCAACTTTTGGTATTTAGGAGATTGCGATGTGTCTGCTCGCTGCTTTTGGGAGTTGAACTTGTGCTACACCTATTGATCTTTTGATGTGTAGCGGACCACTTTAATGTAAGGTGGCTGGAACTTGTGCTATGGTTAGGACTGTTACTTCATGACTTTATGAATGATGGCTGGAACTTGCATGCATCTATCTTATTTTGTATCTTGATACTGAATTGTGGTTGTGACTTATTTTGCACAGATGGTATTTAACGGAAAATGATCCATGTTATTTTTTATGGCTATTAGTACTGTGACAAAATCTGCTTACATGTACTAGAGCATGTTGTAATCTGATTTGTTTGTAACAAAAATGGCATAATCTCATCACTCTAGCACTAAGGTGATTCTAACCAGATGTGGCAGGAAACCAAACATAAGCCATAGTTTTTTGCCAAACATGTGTGGAAGCAAACCAAACACACACCACACAAAATCTGCCACACCTAACCTAAGGCATGGCTACCAACCAAACAGTCTGATTTTGCCACACATTGTGGCTAGCCACACTTGTGGCTAGTgactaaccttaggtgtggcaattTGAGTCTCCAACCAAACAGCCCCGTAGTATCGAGTGTTCCCGATGGAGTATCCAGGACGTGTTGGGTTTCCTGCGTAAGGCTCAACCAGGTCCGCGCGGAAAGAAACCGGTCTTTGGTTTGCCCGTATACATTGTTCGGCTTGCATCACACAAAGTTAAAGGACCTCCTAGCCAATCCCAATTGCTACACCCGAATCGGCTATTTCTGGAGAGTCGGGCTCGGCCGAAGCAGGGGAGGGGAACGCGGCGCTGAGCTCGTGCGACCACAGAGATGGCGCGAGCTCACGGCGTCTCGGAAAAAACAACGAGAGGATTTTGGCTCACCTCTCGCCAACTCGGTTGCCCCTATTTAGCCCCCTGCTCTCACCGCCCAAACTCCCGTCACCCTTCTCCCCCTTTCGAGCTTTCCCACTAACGCGCATCGGCACTGACGAGCAGGTAAGCGGCGCTCTCTTCACCGGGGGGCAGTCCACGGCGGTGGCGACTCCTGTCCTCAACTTCTTCGACTGTTCTCGCATCCTCCTCGAGTTGCAGCCATGGCCTTTGTGAGTTCAACCCCACCCCTTCTCGTTGTTTGTTGTAGCTAGATCTGAGAGCATGTGGTCGTAGGGTTTAATGTGCAAGCATGTGGTAGGGTTAATTCGTGCGCCGATCTGTGGGAGATGATAGATTGCGATGTTTGTGATAGCTATTGATGTTGGATTTGTAGCATGCTAGAGTAGTATGATAGTGATGAACATAATGGATTCATAGCTAATTGTGATGTATGCTCCTCCTTTCATAGATCGTCCGGTattgtgtgtgctatgcttactATCAATGCGTGCTACGATTGTAGGACATGACCATGCAGACACATGATCTTAGTCAGGCCCTTGTCCTGTCTGACAGCCAGTTCGCTGTGTCCTATGTTGAGGACTCccagcccccctcccccctcgatGAGCACATGCCCGCTGATTCAGAGGTGTTCGAGGTATCAGCTGGTGGTTCTCTTTTTGTGCTAGTTGTGCTCGTGCCGTTGACTGACGGCATCCGCAAAGGCAAAGAAGGATGGTGGGGGGAACAACATGAAGTGGCAGTCGTTCATGTCCATGTTTGTGCTGAACATGATGTATGAGCTCAACTCTAGTGGGGTTAGGACTAACAAGGGCATCAAGGAGGTGCACTTGAACTCCGTTCGGAAGCAAGTGTTCGAGTTTTGTGGCTAGGAGGTGACCGCCACCCAGGTGTACAACCACCTCAGGAAGTGGAGAGCTCGATGGATCCAAGTGTCCAAGCTCAGAGACCTTAGCGGCGCCTCATGGGATCAGAACACTTGCTCGA contains:
- the LOC109759290 gene encoding uncharacterized protein isoform X2, coding for MGVTLAQVDRHFTHYKENWKYIAAAISKSGNVFDEIRCVITISESEKSCLNDSARRLLSKPIKFYYEMQELFTGTSADGSLAMDQHTCTIDSDDSDNDEGLYNLNCYPQYEGPLEEDFDTLPTTYGPKRPPVQVGADSSSSSTSRVGTKRPRGSRSPSKKRQKNKSRFAESAEEINSTLKSLQQSLAAPAPQMPQVIDPYASLWHRLEVLPITMDQRGTIGMHLSSKDNEGLRGWLCCASDKTFETWVWKFFDKDDV
- the LOC109759290 gene encoding uncharacterized protein isoform X1, whose amino-acid sequence is MAKGKGKADGDGCSRERTISWADDQTKFMLDWCIEYMKEQHAGFRFRNHHLMKCVHALNRKFAMGVTLAQVDRHFTHYKENWKYIAAAISKSGNVFDEIRCVITISESEKSCLNDSARRLLSKPIKFYYEMQELFTGTSADGSLAMDQHTCTIDSDDSDNDEGLYNLNCYPQYEGPLEEDFDTLPTTYGPKRPPVQVGADSSSSSTSRVGTKRPRGSRSPSKKRQKNKSRFAESAEEINSTLKSLQQSLAAPAPQMPQVIDPYASLWHRLEVLPITMDQRGTIGMHLSSKDNEGLRGWLCCASDKTFETWVWKFFDKDDV